ACCCTCACCCGCTTGCAACGGGGTAGACTCAATAGCACTCACATCAATCACTGGCATACACTACTCCTTGCGTTAAAGACGTTGAATGTTTTGCAGTTTTACAAACATCATCGCAGTCATGATAGCATCATTTACCGCGTCGTGCTTGCCAAAAATCGGCAATCCAAGTTCCCGCATTATTGTATCAAAACGCAGGTCAATTACCCCATCAGGGATGGCTTTGATTTTTTTGTCGTGATAGATGCCTGAAACTTCAATCTGAGCATTAGGTAGCTTGATACCAAGCCAAGGCTGAAGATAGCGGTTCACCATCGCCACATCAAATTCCAGATAATACCCCACTAAAGGCAAGGGCCCAATGAACGCCAAAAACCGCTCCAAAGCTTC
This DNA window, taken from Sulfurospirillum tamanense, encodes the following:
- a CDS encoding 3'-5' exonuclease, giving the protein MFTRFFKERNKKKLRDPRFLFLFDDSFSEDEFVVFDTETTGLDPKKDEILSIGAVKIKGNKILAQETLSLLLRPSKDIAAKSITIHQLRNIDMVGALAPEEALERFLAFIGPLPLVGYYLEFDVAMVNRYLQPWLGIKLPNAQIEVSGIYHDKKIKAIPDGVIDLRFDTIMRELGLPIFGKHDAVNDAIMTAMMFVKLQNIQRL